The proteins below come from a single Dermacentor albipictus isolate Rhodes 1998 colony chromosome 7, USDA_Dalb.pri_finalv2, whole genome shotgun sequence genomic window:
- the LOC135919269 gene encoding calcium-activated chloride channel regulator 1-like — MRLATMLVVTVTLSLPPCGRGARLNRANGGYEDIVVAIHPAVEPDERIIENIKALFRSASSLLLRATGGLVHFGSVVIAVPATWPPRPQATDAASGNLFPTADVRVAAENPQYGDAPYTLQPRGCGERGEYIHLAPRFLAEMNGSIAEIYGDPAYRLVHEWAHYRYGVFDEHGEPGSSRYPSLYCESGTVRATMCSSEPVNFTVYMDFGKPCRVYQGCRVSSQCKVMFWREGRGSDRAASSIMSMAHFVKGPSSRRLGKRRPRDVPGSAETERHARHDRIRPGRLCLHARPRSHRAPQSSGDPLRRGPHTRRPESRRGDVQHGRPHAVSPDDGVGTDARTYRQHRARFGASRQHLHRMRSEKGPRGVQEDRAPRRGLSHRAHDQRRRDLGALHGRRARRPGRGGSEDQHDRARQRGRPRARGPGPVHGGQAVRAPGRQLQRGGGRPRVGLPGLDLRPAGPRQEADCVCRVHALLDHDKRPIVVRLAFIMTLRPIVIFEETATVPKEGVAFYVLVDRDLGKGTTVTLSCDGTCSLKIELRYPDGRKCNECLTTQSTKAGAYITIRIPGTATPGTWTLVVSLCPGSREVQVHVRATSFVVDATVEPALVRSFVKRTEVNVATDAVVYAEVSKGTRLVLHARVTATVIRPRAPDGIEVELHDNGLGADVTANDGIYSGYFTWFDGVGRYSVSTRVASVDRTVIVSRRMASGGWPVTTLNSVSSKTFVGRSSAIPTAGQATGIPFSHFVYVDRNIEEAERRFVFIDEAPGFVRYAEAGSFRLNVDINPYDIPPGSVQDLTVENALVEEDGDHAVFLAWTCPGSHLYWLNASHVELRVSSRPGDLVGDFSSALRIVVTAEVGGSIDGNVRVGPVGTRQRLRIRLPDALFLHRAGNQTSTPDLYAAVTVWNDRGVSSSVSNVARVTFRRPPPMALPSPNETLLLVTVLPCLAAVAMVAMVTRRSFAKLIDCC, encoded by the exons ATGCGACTCGCCACGATGCTGGTGGTGACGGTGACATTGTCCTTGCCGCCTTGTGGCCGAGGTGCCCGGTTGAACAGAGCCAACGGCGGGTACGAAGACATAGTGGTGGCCATTCACCCAGCCGTCGAGCCGGACGAACGAATCATCGAGAACATCAAG GCGCTGTTCCGGTCTGCATCGTCGCTGCTACTGCGGGCCACCGGCGGCCTGGTCCACTTCGGCAGCGTGGTCATCGCCGTGCCGGCCACGTGGCCGCCGAGGCCGCAGGCGACCGACGCCGCGTCCGGGAACCTGTTCCCCACGGCCGACGTTCGGGTTGCGGCCGAGAACCCGCAGTACGGCGACGCCCCGTACACGCTGCAGCCGAGGGGATGCGGAGAGCGCGGCGAGTACATCCACCTGGCGCCGCGCTTCCTGGCGGAAATGAACGGCTCCATCGCCGAGATATACGGGGATCCGG CGTACCGGCTGGTGCACGAGTGGGCCCACTATCGGTACGGCGTGTTCGACGAACACGGTGAGCCAGGAAGCTCGCGCTACCCGAGCCTCTATTGCGAGTCTGGCACG GTTCGCGCCACCATGTGCTCATCAGAGCCCGTGAACTTCACGGTGTACATGGATTTCGGCAAGCCATGCCGCGTCTACCAGGGTTGCCGCGTGTCCTCCCAGTGCAAGGTGATGTTCTGGCGCGAGGGCCGCGGGTCAGACCGCGCCGCCTCGTCTATCATGTCCATGGCTCACTTCGTCAAAGGC CCTTCCTCACGGCGACTCGGAAAAAGACGTCCACGTGACGTTCCGGGAAGTGCAGAAACAGAACGACACGCTCGGCATGATCGTATTCGCCCTGGACGTCTCTGCCTCCATGCGC gaccACGGTCGCATCGGGCACCTCAAAGCAGCGGCGACCCACTTCGTCGAGGTCCTCATACCCGACGACCTGAAAGTCGGCGTGGTGACGTTCAACACGGCCGCCCACACGCCGTTTCCCCTGACGACGGTGTCGGCACAGACGCGCGAACGTATCGGCAACATCGTGCGAGATTTGGTGCCTCGCGGCAGCACCTGCATCGGATGCGCTCTGAGAAAGGCCCTCGAG GAGTTCAGGAGGATCGCGCACCGCGTCGAGGGCTCAGTCATCGTGCTCATGACCAACGGCGGAGAGACCTCGGGGCCCTACATGGCCGACGTGCTCGCCGACCTGGTCGCGGCGGGAGTGAGGATCAACACGATCGCGCTCGGCAGAGAGGCCGACCTCGAGCTCGAGGTCCTGGCCCTGTGCACGGGGGGCAAGCCGTACGCGCTCCGGGACGGCAGCTCCAACGAGGCGGCGGTCGCCCTCGAGTCGGCCTTCCTGGACTCGACCTTCGCCCTGCTGGACCACGACAAGAGGCCGATTGTG TGTGTCGAGTCCACGCCCTGCTGGATCACGACAAGAGGCCGATTGTGGTAAGGCTTGCATTCATCATGACCCTT AGGCCGATTGTG ATCTTCGAAGAGACTGCGACGGTGCCGAAGGAAGGCGTCGCTTTCTACGTGCTCGTCGATCGAGACCTGGGAAAGGGAACCACCGTGACGCTCTCCTGCGATGGCACGTGCTCGCTGAAGATCGAACTGCGCTACCCCGACGGCAGGAAGTGCAACGAGTGTCTGACGACGCAGTCCACGAAGGCGGGCGCTTACATAACTATCAGGATTCCTGGCACCGCCACG CCTGGCACGTGGACGCTGGTGGTGTCGCTCTGTCCCGGAAGTAGGGAAGTCCAGGTCCACGTCCGCGCCACGTCGTTCGTCGTCGACGCTACGGTGGAGCCCGCGCTTGTGCGCTCTTTCGTAAAGAGGACCGAGGTCAACGTCGCCACGGATGCCGTCGTGTACGCCGAGGTCAGCAAGGGAACCCGGCTCGTGCTCCATGCCAGGGTCACGGCCACGGTCATCAGACCCCGTGCGCCCGACGGGATCGAAGTTGAGCTACACGACAACGGCCTCG GCGCTGACGTCACGGCCAATGACGGAATCTACAGCGGCTACTTCACCTGGTTCGACGGCGTGGGCCGTTATTCGGTGTCCACTCGCGTCGCGAGCGTAGACCGCACCGTCATCGTCAGCAGACGGATGGCCTCTGGAGGATGGCCGGTCACGACGTTGAATTCAG tcTCTTCCAAGACCTTCGTCGGACGCTCATCTGCGATCCCGACAGCGGGGCAGGCGACTGGAATTCCATTCAGCCACTTCGTCTACGTTGACCGGAACATCGAAGAGGCCGAACGGAGATTTGTGTTTATCGACGAGGCGCCAGGGTTTGTCCGCTACGCCGAAGCAGGATCCTTCCGCCTCAACGTCGACATCAACCCGTACGACATACCGCCTGGCTCCGTCCAGGACCTGACAGTGGAGAACGCCTTGGTGGAAGAGGACGGTGACCACGCAGTCTTCTTGGCCTGGACTTGCCCAGGATCCCACTTGTACTGGCTTAATG CGTCCCACGTGGAGCTGAGGGTCAGCTCGCGCCCGGGCGACCTGGTGGGAGACTTCAGCTCGGCGCTCAGGATCGTCGTCACCGCCGAGGTCGGCGGTTCGATTGACGGCAACGTCCGGGTGGGACCAGTCGGTACGAGGCAGCGGCTGCGAATCCGCCTTCCGGACGCCCTGTTCCTCCACCGCGCGGGTAACCAAACTTCGACGCCGGACTTGTACGCCGCCGTGACCGTGTGGAACGACCGAGGGGTCAGCTCGTCGGTGTCCAACGTCGCTCGAGTCACGTTCCGACGCCCACCGCCGATGGCGCTCCCGTCGCCCAACGAGACGCTGTTGCTGGTCACCGTCCTGCCGTGCCTCGCGGCGGTAGCGATGGTCGCCATGGTTACTCGGCGTAGCTTTGCCAAGTTGATCGACTGCTGCTAG